A genomic window from Periweissella cryptocerci includes:
- a CDS encoding helix-turn-helix transcriptional regulator, translating into MTITATMRPVAIFMRLLNGDTLNKQNLADEYAVNLRTIQRDISNLNALFANEISGYAIEYNSNLNGYELVSTQHNLTSREVFLLLKMIVENHSLNANEFNRVKDGLINLIPPTEWTKIQPLVIDEIANYHPIKHGKDIIDLIWTFSTYIKQKKTVAVTYQRMDNKVSAYDIYPQAITMDEYYFYILAYSEHHPTSLASYRIDRIQTHEIVGTAPNTHTPLVSDSDFKQRSPFMFSGTAEVVQFQFYGKPEAALDQFTSSRIVETLDDSVIIEIKSVNERGTLMWLLSQGSSVKVLQPQCFVDNTVKMLKAQLERYEC; encoded by the coding sequence ACACGCTAAACAAGCAAAACCTTGCTGATGAATATGCCGTTAATTTGCGGACAATTCAACGCGACATTAGTAATTTGAATGCGTTATTTGCCAACGAAATTTCGGGCTATGCTATTGAATATAACAGTAATTTAAACGGCTATGAATTAGTCAGCACTCAACATAACCTCACTTCCCGAGAAGTCTTTTTGTTATTAAAAATGATCGTTGAAAATCATTCACTAAACGCTAACGAATTCAATCGTGTTAAGGATGGCCTCATCAACCTTATCCCACCAACCGAATGGACGAAAATCCAGCCCCTTGTCATTGACGAAATTGCCAATTACCACCCCATCAAACACGGTAAGGACATCATTGATTTAATCTGGACATTCTCAACTTATATCAAACAGAAAAAAACCGTTGCTGTTACATACCAACGGATGGACAATAAAGTCAGTGCATATGATATCTATCCGCAAGCCATTACTATGGACGAATATTATTTTTACATTTTAGCTTACAGTGAACACCATCCGACCAGCTTAGCTAGTTACCGCATTGACCGTATTCAAACGCACGAAATCGTCGGTACAGCACCTAATACGCACACCCCATTAGTCTCAGACAGTGACTTTAAGCAACGTTCACCCTTTATGTTCTCTGGTACTGCCGAAGTGGTCCAATTCCAATTCTACGGTAAGCCCGAAGCAGCACTTGATCAATTCACTAGCAGTCGCATTGTTGAAACCCTAGATGATTCCGTGATTATCGAAATCAAATCCGTCAACGAACGCGGTACGCTGATGTGGTTACTCAGCCAAGGCAGCTCGGTTAAAGTATTGCAGCCACAGTGTTTCGTTGATAATACGGTGAAAATGCTAAAAGCTCAGCTTGAGCGGTATGAATGTTAA
- a CDS encoding amino acid decarboxylase, producing MSDVPAQFTVRAANYTITATAIPIGNDILITLTGGDTPHIGTVTSYNRAVKSATYRFPSHDGRYHKDDLLADLVLYEIQNDLLGNCIITAGVHVDYITEAQIQAATTMAVSLGHKIHLWLKTHPVAGKQPQYKNSSTMP from the coding sequence ATGTCTGATGTACCAGCGCAATTTACGGTGCGAGCAGCAAACTATACAATTACGGCGACTGCCATTCCGATTGGTAACGATATTTTGATTACATTAACAGGTGGGGATACCCCGCATATCGGAACTGTCACAAGTTACAATCGAGCTGTTAAATCGGCCACGTACCGCTTCCCTAGTCACGATGGCCGTTATCATAAGGATGATTTGCTAGCGGACTTAGTGCTGTATGAAATTCAGAATGATTTACTAGGTAATTGCATAATTACGGCGGGGGTACATGTGGATTATATTACGGAAGCGCAAATTCAAGCTGCAACCACAATGGCAGTAAGCTTGGGACACAAAATTCATCTGTGGCTAAAGACGCATCCAGTCGCTGGGAAGCAGCCACAATATAAAAACAGTAGTACGATGCCGTGA
- a CDS encoding UbiX family flavin prenyltransferase, producing MVLEKRKIIIGVTGASGSVYAVDLLRKLKQIPEIEVHGVMSPWAAKNLQLEADISLNEVKELFDVSYNHRDMGAAIASGSFLTEAMVIIPASMKTVASVSYGFSDNLISRAADVMLKEHRKLIMVPRETPLSTLHLENLTKLAHLGVQIIPPMPAFYNHPKTIQEIVEHQTMKILDALEIQHDFGKRWGGE from the coding sequence ATGGTACTAGAAAAACGAAAAATTATTATTGGTGTGACTGGCGCTTCGGGAAGTGTGTATGCGGTGGATTTATTACGTAAACTTAAGCAAATTCCCGAAATTGAAGTCCATGGTGTAATGAGTCCTTGGGCGGCTAAAAATTTGCAGTTAGAAGCTGATATTAGTTTGAATGAAGTAAAAGAGCTCTTTGATGTGAGCTATAATCACCGCGACATGGGAGCAGCAATTGCGAGTGGGTCGTTCTTAACGGAAGCGATGGTAATTATTCCTGCCAGTATGAAAACAGTCGCGTCAGTTTCTTATGGGTTCAGCGATAATTTAATTTCACGGGCGGCGGATGTGATGTTGAAAGAACACCGCAAGCTAATTATGGTTCCGCGCGAAACACCATTGAGTACGCTGCATTTGGAGAATTTGACGAAGCTTGCGCACTTAGGCGTGCAAATAATCCCACCAATGCCAGCGTTTTATAACCATCCCAAGACCATCCAAGAGATTGTCGAACACCAGACGATGAAAATTTTAGACGCGTTGGAAATTCAACATGATTTTGGGAAACGATGGGGAGGTGAGTAG
- a CDS encoding UbiD family decarboxylase produces MSKQPYDLRKVLAELKEQPGQYHETDIEIDPNAELAGVYRYIGAGGTVKRPTQVGPTMMFNNIKGFPGTRVMTGILASRQRVGQILHVDYKHLGQALNEAVQHPVKPITVTKNEAPAQEVVHLATDAGFDIRKLIAAPTNTEYDAGPYITMGLVYGSSLDKSMSDVTIHRMVLESKDTIGIYIMPGGRHIGLFADEYEAANKPMPITINIGLDPAVSIGATFEPPTTPLGYNELWVAGALRDEPVQLVKGITVDELALARSEFVIEGEILPHERIREDINTNTGKAMPEFPGYNGDANPALQVIKVKAITHRKNRPIMQTTLGPSEEHVSMAGIPTEASILNLVERAIPGKVLNVYNPPAGGGKLMTIMQVHKTTPADEGIQRQAALLAFSAFKELKTVILVDEDVDIFDMNDVMWTVNTRFQASNDIMVLKGMRNHPLDPSESPAYAPDMIRFQGMSAKLVLDGTVPFDLKAHFERAKFKEVADWQKYLE; encoded by the coding sequence ATGAGTAAACAACCATATGATTTACGTAAAGTACTAGCAGAATTAAAGGAACAGCCTGGGCAATATCATGAAACTGATATCGAAATTGATCCCAATGCTGAACTGGCCGGTGTTTATCGCTATATCGGGGCGGGGGGAACGGTTAAGCGACCTACCCAAGTTGGCCCCACAATGATGTTTAATAATATCAAAGGCTTTCCGGGGACGCGCGTAATGACTGGGATTTTGGCAAGTCGGCAACGGGTTGGTCAGATATTGCATGTTGATTACAAGCATCTCGGGCAAGCGTTGAATGAGGCTGTTCAACATCCCGTCAAGCCAATTACGGTTACTAAAAATGAAGCGCCCGCCCAAGAAGTGGTGCATTTGGCAACTGATGCAGGATTTGATATTCGGAAGTTGATTGCGGCGCCAACAAATACTGAATACGATGCAGGGCCATATATCACGATGGGACTAGTGTACGGTTCGAGCCTCGATAAATCGATGAGTGATGTCACGATTCACCGCATGGTTTTAGAAAGTAAGGATACTATTGGCATCTATATCATGCCAGGTGGGCGGCATATTGGGCTCTTTGCTGATGAGTATGAAGCGGCGAACAAACCAATGCCCATCACCATCAATATCGGATTGGATCCGGCCGTTTCAATCGGGGCAACGTTTGAGCCACCTACAACGCCACTGGGTTACAACGAATTATGGGTTGCGGGTGCATTGCGGGATGAACCAGTCCAACTTGTTAAAGGCATTACAGTTGATGAACTCGCGTTGGCGCGCTCCGAATTTGTGATTGAAGGCGAAATTTTACCGCATGAACGCATTCGTGAAGACATCAATACGAATACGGGGAAAGCAATGCCCGAATTTCCAGGCTACAACGGGGATGCTAATCCGGCGTTGCAAGTCATCAAAGTTAAAGCAATCACCCATCGCAAGAATCGGCCAATTATGCAAACTACGTTAGGTCCAAGCGAAGAACATGTTTCAATGGCGGGTATTCCAACCGAGGCCAGTATTTTGAATCTCGTTGAACGGGCGATCCCGGGGAAAGTGTTAAACGTTTATAATCCGCCAGCTGGTGGTGGTAAATTGATGACGATTATGCAAGTTCACAAAACCACACCAGCGGATGAAGGGATTCAACGGCAAGCTGCTTTGCTAGCCTTTTCCGCGTTCAAAGAGCTCAAAACTGTCATTTTAGTTGATGAAGACGTGGATATTTTTGATATGAATGATGTGATGTGGACGGTGAATACCCGTTTTCAAGCAAGTAACGACATCATGGTGTTAAAAGGGATGCGCAACCACCCGTTGGATCCTTCGGAAAGCCCAGCATATGCGCCAGATATGATTCGCTTTCAGGGGATGTCAGCTAAATTAGTCCTGGATGGAACGGTTCCATTTGATTTAAAAGCGCATTTTGAACGGGCAAAATTCAAGGAAGTTGCTGACTGGCAAAAATATTTAGAATAA
- a CDS encoding LysR family transcriptional regulator: MNTQKLTFFLNAAATLNYSETAEQMYTTQGNVSKQILALEAELGVQLFTRVHRELQLTTAGEALLIHARQVLDAVNELEVAMGDFGAAKAMRLTISTLPSIAVYQGLDIIGQFHRQHPEITLQVQDEESAVILNALDTGKSDIIFARCFEADAKYEKIVTEVDQLVVVLPKTHPLATAKQIQLQDLSQETFLQLGRETQLLQRVRELCQAAGFEPQIGYEGTRLEIIMDLVRKQMGISLMMEKAALATQNDAVVIRPLVTTPTSELAFLRKKGQHSTVNNQFWQFLQSMV, translated from the coding sequence ATGAACACCCAGAAACTAACATTTTTTCTCAATGCCGCGGCAACGCTGAATTACAGTGAAACTGCCGAACAAATGTATACCACACAAGGGAATGTGTCCAAGCAAATTTTGGCATTGGAGGCTGAGTTGGGCGTACAGCTATTTACGCGGGTCCATCGTGAGCTACAATTGACCACAGCGGGTGAGGCATTGTTGATACACGCGCGCCAAGTACTAGATGCAGTCAATGAACTTGAGGTGGCGATGGGTGATTTTGGTGCGGCAAAGGCGATGCGGTTGACGATTTCGACACTACCGTCGATTGCCGTGTATCAGGGATTGGATATCATTGGGCAATTTCATCGTCAGCACCCCGAAATTACGTTGCAAGTGCAAGATGAAGAGTCAGCGGTAATTTTGAATGCTTTGGACACTGGTAAAAGTGATATTATCTTTGCGCGTTGTTTTGAAGCAGATGCGAAGTACGAAAAAATTGTGACCGAAGTTGATCAGTTAGTTGTGGTGCTACCTAAGACCCATCCGCTGGCAACTGCCAAGCAAATTCAGTTGCAGGATTTGTCACAAGAAACGTTTTTGCAATTAGGGCGTGAAACACAACTCCTGCAACGTGTCCGCGAATTATGCCAAGCGGCGGGCTTTGAACCGCAGATCGGTTATGAAGGAACCCGGCTTGAAATTATTATGGATTTAGTTCGTAAGCAAATGGGGATTTCATTGATGATGGAAAAAGCCGCTTTAGCAACGCAAAACGATGCGGTGGTAATACGGCCACTCGTAACGACGCCGACGAGTGAACTCGCATTTTTACGAAAAAAAGGTCAACATTCTACGGTTAACAATCAATTTTGGCAATTTTTACAGTCGATGGTGTAA
- a CDS encoding TSUP family transporter — MNDEIVLHIIQAILVVTMIAFITLVVVVTRRQKANPFAKFGLGVIIGFITDLGDTLGVGSFATTSALFRLTKFSDDDTKLPGTLNAAHAIPVMVEALLFITTVKIELTTLVPMTMAAMLGAYVGPHITRRWNARLVRVALGSALVIAAVIIIIRTFTNPGVTNPASVHGLHGILLPVGLIFNFILGNLMTIGLGNYAPELIFFSLVGVNPSVAFPVMMLDAAMIMSVSGSQFVMMNRVQWKGLAGIAIGGIVGVVVAVTVVKQLPLSWLNWLIVTIALWTAFTLFRDGLKPSNDLAGDKY, encoded by the coding sequence ATGAACGATGAAATTGTTTTACACATTATCCAAGCCATCTTGGTGGTGACGATGATTGCATTTATTACGTTGGTTGTCGTGGTGACACGCCGGCAAAAAGCTAATCCGTTTGCCAAATTTGGCTTGGGTGTAATTATTGGATTTATCACGGATTTAGGCGATACCCTCGGTGTTGGTTCATTTGCGACGACCTCAGCTTTGTTTCGGCTAACTAAATTTTCCGATGATGACACGAAGCTGCCAGGAACGTTGAATGCGGCCCACGCAATTCCAGTCATGGTTGAAGCATTGTTATTTATTACAACGGTAAAGATTGAATTAACGACCCTTGTACCGATGACGATGGCCGCGATGCTGGGTGCCTATGTTGGTCCACATATTACCCGTCGTTGGAATGCCCGGCTAGTGCGCGTAGCATTAGGGAGTGCGTTAGTGATTGCCGCTGTGATTATTATTATTCGGACATTTACTAATCCAGGGGTGACAAATCCAGCGTCGGTTCACGGGTTACATGGTATTTTGTTACCGGTCGGCTTGATTTTTAACTTCATTCTCGGTAACTTGATGACGATTGGGTTGGGAAATTATGCGCCTGAATTGATCTTCTTCTCCCTTGTCGGTGTTAATCCAAGCGTGGCTTTTCCAGTCATGATGTTGGATGCCGCAATGATTATGTCTGTTTCAGGTTCCCAATTTGTAATGATGAATCGGGTACAATGGAAAGGCCTCGCCGGGATTGCGATAGGTGGGATTGTCGGCGTGGTTGTGGCTGTCACCGTAGTTAAGCAACTGCCTTTGAGTTGGTTGAACTGGTTGATCGTCACGATTGCCTTGTGGACGGCGTTTACATTGTTCCGCGATGGCTTGAAGCCAAGTAATGATTTGGCTGGGGATAAGTACTAG
- a CDS encoding ROK family protein: MAKSMNQDVMRATNRKLVLQHLFNHPQTSQVDIANSLQLHKSTISSIYRELEEEGYIEELGQGESTNVGGRRPMLVTFNRQFGHVVDFDMGRHHLRVMVTRLNGDILEYTSINTRDMTGREIVELMKAETKKHDGYKTNNGLMGIAVAVHGVVFGNRVMYSPFIDLSTIDLAAELKSEFDVPVILENEANLSAVYLRDFHDYDTEANFSNMISVNIHNGIGLGVIIDGQLYRGFQGQAGELGHSVPVDGRSTTNASARLEDLYSEDALFERLAEKKQIEYIDRQGFMEFYAQRDSCAVALVDEWVIATAQIIFNTVQQYAPEVVFIHSRIMSLNADLLQRVLVIYESLQPYVASQVAISSSSVEYATLLGGTAQIVREVLDLQTHALSFRKPNK, translated from the coding sequence ATGGCTAAATCAATGAATCAAGATGTGATGCGAGCGACCAATCGTAAGCTTGTGTTGCAGCATCTGTTTAATCATCCGCAAACTTCACAAGTTGATATCGCAAACAGTCTACAATTACATAAGTCGACCATTTCTTCGATATATCGTGAATTAGAGGAAGAGGGCTATATCGAAGAACTTGGTCAAGGTGAGTCGACTAATGTTGGGGGACGTCGACCAATGCTGGTGACCTTTAATCGGCAGTTTGGGCATGTTGTTGATTTTGATATGGGACGACATCACTTACGGGTTATGGTTACACGGTTAAACGGAGATATCCTCGAGTACACTTCGATTAATACACGTGACATGACTGGTCGTGAAATTGTTGAATTAATGAAGGCCGAAACAAAGAAACATGATGGCTACAAGACGAACAACGGCTTGATGGGAATTGCTGTTGCCGTTCACGGTGTGGTATTCGGCAATCGGGTTATGTATTCACCTTTTATTGATTTATCAACGATTGATTTAGCTGCGGAGTTGAAAAGTGAATTCGATGTACCAGTTATTTTGGAAAATGAAGCCAATTTATCAGCCGTGTATCTACGGGATTTTCATGACTATGACACTGAAGCTAACTTTAGTAATATGATTTCAGTGAATATTCATAACGGGATTGGTCTTGGGGTAATTATCGACGGTCAGCTTTATCGTGGATTTCAAGGGCAAGCTGGTGAATTGGGGCACAGTGTACCTGTTGATGGGCGTTCAACGACGAATGCCTCAGCACGATTGGAAGATTTGTATTCTGAAGATGCACTGTTTGAACGATTAGCAGAAAAGAAACAGATTGAGTATATTGATCGCCAAGGCTTCATGGAATTTTACGCGCAACGTGATAGCTGCGCAGTTGCTTTGGTTGATGAATGGGTAATTGCGACTGCGCAAATTATTTTCAATACTGTGCAACAATACGCACCCGAAGTTGTCTTTATTCACTCACGTATTATGTCCCTGAATGCTGATTTGTTACAACGGGTGTTGGTAATCTATGAGTCATTACAACCTTATGTAGCTTCACAGGTGGCGATTTCAAGTAGTTCGGTAGAATATGCAACACTGCTCGGTGGCACGGCGCAAATCGTGCGAGAAGTGCTTGATTTGCAAACGCACGCGTTGAGCTTCCGAAAACCAAATAAATAA
- the rplQ gene encoding 50S ribosomal protein L17, whose protein sequence is MSYRKLGRTSSQRKALLRDLTTNLLVNGRIVTTEAKAKEVRKTADKMITLGKHGDLASRRKAAAFVRNVVADVKEDGDDIKVQTALQKLFDELAPRYAERNGGYTRILKTVQRRGDAAQMVVLELVD, encoded by the coding sequence ATGAGTTACCGTAAATTAGGTCGTACTAGCTCACAACGTAAAGCTCTTTTACGTGATTTGACTACTAACTTGCTTGTTAACGGTCGTATTGTTACTACTGAAGCTAAGGCTAAGGAAGTACGTAAGACTGCTGACAAGATGATTACACTTGGTAAGCATGGTGATTTAGCTTCTCGTCGTAAGGCTGCTGCGTTCGTTCGTAACGTTGTTGCTGATGTGAAGGAAGACGGAGATGACATCAAAGTACAAACTGCTTTGCAAAAGTTGTTTGATGAATTGGCACCACGTTACGCTGAACGTAATGGTGGTTACACTCGAATTCTTAAGACAGTTCAACGTCGTGGTGATGCCGCGCAAATGGTTGTCTTGGAACTCGTTGACTAA
- a CDS encoding DNA-directed RNA polymerase subunit alpha, which translates to MIEFEKPNINKIEEEDNYGKFAVEPLERGYGTTLGNSLRRILLSSLPGAAVNSVQIDGVLHEFTTVEGVVEDVTQIILNLKKVSLRIESDEDKTLEVNIQGPATVTAADILGDADVSILNPDLYIATVADGATLHMTLTANRGRGYLSADDSKALRDDLPIGVLAIDSIYTPIERVNYQVENTRVGQRDDYDKLTLDVWTDGSITPSEAISLAAKILTEHLAMFVDMTDTAKNAEIMVEKEETHKEKMLEMSIEELDLSVRSYNCLKRAGINTVQELTDKSDADMMKVRNLGRKSLEEIQHKLAELGLGFRKED; encoded by the coding sequence ATGATCGAATTTGAAAAGCCTAACATTAATAAGATTGAAGAAGAAGATAACTACGGTAAGTTTGCAGTTGAACCGCTTGAACGGGGATACGGAACTACTTTAGGTAACTCACTTCGTCGTATCTTGTTGTCATCATTGCCTGGTGCTGCGGTTAACTCAGTTCAAATTGATGGTGTTTTGCACGAATTTACCACTGTTGAAGGTGTTGTAGAAGACGTGACTCAAATCATCCTTAATTTGAAGAAGGTTTCATTGCGTATCGAAAGCGATGAAGACAAAACATTAGAAGTCAATATTCAAGGACCAGCAACAGTTACTGCTGCTGACATTCTTGGAGACGCTGATGTTTCTATCTTGAATCCAGATTTATATATTGCAACGGTTGCCGATGGTGCAACTTTGCATATGACTCTGACTGCTAACCGTGGTCGCGGATATTTGTCTGCTGATGATAGCAAGGCATTACGCGATGACTTGCCTATTGGCGTGTTAGCAATTGATTCAATTTATACCCCAATCGAACGAGTGAACTATCAAGTTGAAAACACCCGTGTGGGTCAACGTGACGATTACGACAAGTTGACTTTGGATGTTTGGACTGATGGTTCAATCACTCCTAGTGAAGCGATCAGCCTTGCCGCTAAGATTTTGACTGAACACTTAGCAATGTTTGTTGATATGACAGACACTGCCAAGAATGCCGAAATCATGGTCGAAAAGGAAGAAACGCACAAGGAAAAGATGTTAGAAATGTCAATTGAAGAACTCGATCTTAGTGTCCGTTCTTACAATTGTCTCAAACGTGCCGGAATCAATACTGTTCAAGAATTGACCGACAAGTCTGATGCTGACATGATGAAGGTGCGTAACCTTGGTCGCAAATCATTAGAAGAAATTCAACACAAACTTGCTGAATTAGGTTTAGGATTCCGCAAAGAAGACTAA
- the rpsK gene encoding 30S ribosomal protein S11: MAGRNNRKRRVKKNIEAGVAHIHATFNNTIVMITDVQGNAVAWSSAGSLGFKGSRKSTPFAAQMAAEAAAKGSMENGMKTVEVTVKGPGSGRESAIRALAAAGLEVTAIKDVTPVPHNGSRPPKRRRV, translated from the coding sequence ATGGCAGGTCGTAACAACCGTAAGCGTCGTGTAAAGAAGAATATTGAAGCCGGTGTAGCTCACATCCACGCAACATTCAACAACACGATCGTTATGATTACTGATGTACAAGGTAACGCTGTTGCCTGGTCTTCAGCTGGCTCTCTTGGTTTCAAGGGTAGCCGTAAGTCAACTCCTTTCGCCGCCCAAATGGCTGCGGAAGCTGCTGCTAAGGGTTCTATGGAAAACGGTATGAAAACTGTTGAAGTCACTGTGAAGGGACCTGGTTCAGGTCGTGAATCAGCTATTCGTGCTTTGGCAGCTGCCGGTCTTGAAGTTACAGCTATTAAGGATGTAACTCCAGTTCCTCACAATGGATCTCGTCCACCAAAGCGTCGTCGTGTCTAG
- the rpsM gene encoding 30S ribosomal protein S13: MARIAGIDLPRDKRIVIGLTYIYGIGNTTAKQILVDANVSEDVRVRDLTADQEDAIRAVVDGIKVEGDLRREVSLNIKQLQEIASYRGIRHRKGLPVRGQHTKNNARTRKGPAKSIAGKKK, encoded by the coding sequence ATGGCTCGTATTGCAGGTATTGACTTGCCACGTGACAAGCGTATTGTCATTGGCTTGACTTACATCTACGGAATCGGTAACACTACTGCCAAGCAAATCTTGGTAGACGCCAACGTTTCAGAAGACGTTCGTGTACGTGATTTGACTGCAGATCAAGAAGATGCTATCCGTGCCGTCGTTGACGGTATCAAGGTAGAAGGTGATCTTCGTCGTGAAGTATCATTGAACATCAAACAATTGCAAGAAATCGCATCTTACCGAGGCATTCGACACCGCAAAGGTCTTCCAGTGCGTGGACAACACACTAAGAACAATGCGCGTACTCGTAAAGGCCCAGCTAAATCAATCGCTGGTAAGAAGAAGTAA
- the rpmJ gene encoding 50S ribosomal protein L36, with the protein MKVRPSVKPMCEHCKVIKRNGRVMVICSANPKHKQRQGK; encoded by the coding sequence ATGAAGGTACGTCCATCAGTTAAGCCTATGTGTGAACACTGTAAAGTGATCAAGCGTAACGGCCGTGTTATGGTAATTTGCTCTGCAAACCCTAAGCACAAACAACGTCAAGGTAAGTAA
- the infA gene encoding translation initiation factor IF-1 translates to MASDVIEIEGVVRETLPNAMFKVELENGHVILAHVSGKIRKNFIRILPGDKVTVEMSPYDLTKGRITYRFK, encoded by the coding sequence TTGGCCAGTGATGTAATTGAAATCGAAGGTGTTGTTCGAGAAACATTACCAAACGCGATGTTCAAAGTTGAACTCGAAAATGGACATGTTATCTTGGCGCACGTATCGGGTAAAATTCGTAAGAACTTTATTCGTATCTTGCCAGGCGATAAGGTGACAGTTGAAATGTCACCATACGATCTTACCAAAGGTCGGATTACTTATCGCTTCAAGTAA
- a CDS encoding adenylate kinase, producing the protein MNLVLMGLPGAGKGTQAEKIIEEFAIPHISTGDIFREAMANETAMGLEAKKFIDKGELVPDDVTVGIVKDRLSQPDTEAGFMLDGFPRTLVQAEALETMLKELNKPLTAVINFDVDPSLLAARLLARGRADDNEETIKNRLEVNIKMNAPLVDFYQAKGLLHTIDGARDIDVVFADTQTILKAL; encoded by the coding sequence TTGAATTTAGTACTTATGGGCCTTCCTGGCGCAGGTAAAGGTACCCAAGCAGAAAAAATCATTGAAGAATTTGCGATTCCGCACATTTCAACTGGTGATATTTTCCGTGAGGCAATGGCCAATGAAACTGCAATGGGTCTCGAAGCCAAGAAATTCATCGATAAAGGTGAATTGGTTCCCGATGATGTGACCGTAGGAATCGTGAAGGATCGTCTTTCACAACCAGATACTGAAGCTGGCTTCATGTTAGATGGTTTCCCACGGACCCTTGTTCAAGCCGAAGCATTGGAAACAATGTTGAAGGAATTGAACAAGCCATTAACAGCAGTTATCAACTTTGATGTTGATCCAAGCTTGTTAGCCGCTCGTTTACTCGCACGTGGTCGTGCCGATGACAACGAAGAAACTATCAAGAACCGTCTTGAAGTTAACATCAAGATGAATGCGCCTTTGGTTGATTTTTATCAAGCAAAAGGTTTGCTCCACACGATTGATGGAGCGCGTGATATTGATGTTGTCTTCGCAGACACTCAAACTATTTTAAAAGCATTGTAA